The following DNA comes from Fusarium fujikuroi IMI 58289 draft genome, chromosome FFUJ_chr03.
TGAATTGGCTTTCGACGGTGCAAGGTTGAGCTGGGTAGTGTGGTTAGCGGATTAAGGATCTCCTGATACTCTTCTACTCGGGCAGGCAAGCAAGCAGCACACGAATATCTTCCGAGCTGGAGGTCCAGACCAGCTTGATGGTTTCAAGCCCTGAACGCCAATAACTTGCGTTGTTTACAGCAGGGAAAGACAGCTGGAGCATGCCCAATATTTGATCCAAACCAAGCGAGAGGACGCAGAGACATGCTCATAACTCGCTTCGACACCTTGAAAACGGTTGGAATGCGGGGGCGCACGGTTCACCGTAGTTCTACCCACAAGTGCGTAAGATAAGTACCCAGTCATGTTATGCCCCTAGTCTCACAAGTGCTGGGCCATCGTATTCATAACCGACGGGTAGTTGCTGATTTCTTCCCTGCTCCCGTAGATTGACGTGCATGAACTCAAAGGGATCTTTGTGCTGGGGATATAGCGGGAACGGGTCAAAATGGATCGAGAGATCAACTGCGATATTACCAATTGTCAAGGAGCGCATAGATCGGCGGCTATAAAACAAGGCACCAAAGCGTAATTGGTAAACTCCAAGGCAAGTCAAGACCCGTCCGCCGTCACTGCAGATCGTGATCAACCCCGGATTACGGCGTAGTagccttcaacaccaagattGGTACTGAGTTGGGCCTAGGATTGTCTATAGATTGCCGGACGCCTCTTAGGTATGGTAGGTCATGTAAGAGTTCCTTATATACATGGATGTGATCTAGTCACTTCTTCGATCACGAATTACAGTTCTCTGCCTGCTCTCTCTAGTCCATTGAGCTCAATGACGTCTATCCAGCACTTCCATGTTCTAGGGGGTATGCACCTAATAAGAATCCTTGgcgtaggtaggtactgcTGAAATACCTTAACTACCTAAAAGTGACTTGAGAAAGTCAATGCAAACTCACGTGTTTAGGCCCCAACGGCAGACTCCAACGTCTTATTCCGTTATTCTCCCttgtcttcttgtccttgagattCGTCCTCGACTGTCAATTGTTAGGTGCCTTGCTCCTCACAAAGACCAAAGGCATCGACCGGCTGCAAGACtcaagctccagctccagctccaggtTGGTGTTGCATTGACCTTCAGCTGTCGTCATCCCGCCTCCTCCCTCTGTTCTCCTCCTCACCCATATCTTCACCCAACTTCCATCATTAGCCTTTCTCACTTTCTcactttctttctttcgtCATTCTACACCTCCCCTTTACCTAGTTTTCCCTCAATTTCTTTACATGTCGCGTTTTTTCGACCTGTTGTCTGTTGTCAATGCGTTGTGATCCTGTTATATTGATCTCTGGATCATCACCCTGTGTCGATAGAGGTAcgaacatccatccatccatccctgTCTGTCGTTCGATTCTCGCGCGCTCCGAAATCAGAGCATCGATGCCAACTCAGTAACCTTTTTTTAGAAACCTGCGATCTCCTTTAATCACGCCTTTGCCTCATCATTTAACTGTTCATTCGCGTATGCATTTTGACCACGCTTCTGTCTCGGCTCCGAGTTACTTACTGTATCAGTCTATTTTCGGCTCAACCCACCCACCATGTCCTCCAAAATGCCATGTACAATTGCCTACAAGAAGCCTGGTGCCTCACCTCCTGTCTTTCTTGCAGGCTCCTTCACTGATCCACAATGGCAACTTCAAGAGATGGAATACACTACTGACCAAAACGGAGACCATGTTTTTCAGTCCGAGGTTATGCTGGAACCTGATCAGGACTACCAGTTCAAGCTCCGCATAGGTCATGACAATTGGACTCTAGCTGAGAACTATCCTACTGGTGAGTTCAGAGCCGTTCCCTATCTCGAGTTGCTTCCTGATATTTTGTCACAAAGCAACCGATGATTCCGGAAATCAGAACAATGTTATACGTGCACCTGAAAAGCCAGCTGAAGAGCAGATCGCACCAGCGGGCGTCGATACGCCAGCGATCAGTTTGAACCCTGCCAGTCAGCTCCCCTCGACATCTACAGAAGCAGAATCCGTCGGCGAGAATGCGGAAGATTTCAAGGTTCCATTGTTTGCCCACGAGTCGCCAGGTAAAGAGAATGAAAAAGAAACCCATAACAACGAGATACCATTGTTGGCGCATGAGACTCTGGCCGATGAGTCCAAGGAGGAAGCCGAAGTAGAGGCCTTCAAGGCACCTCTTCTGGCGCACGAAACGCTCGCAAACGATGCGAAGGAGGACTCCGAGGAGATGAAAATGCCACTGTTTGCACACGAGTGTCTTGGTGCTTATGATTTTGGAGAAGAGTCAGACTCAGCTCCGATCGCAGTCAATAGCCCAGGTCAAAGTTCAAGAGCCAAATCGAAGCACAGCGAATCTTCCGACATTGACGTCAACGACCCTACACTCGAGACCTTCCCTTCCGATCGCGGCTCTATCCTTGATGCCATTCGGACCATTCAGACTCACCTTGGAGAAGACCAGACTCATCTCGAGGACATTCCTCTGTCACCTCGTGTAATCTCATCTAGAAGGACTAGTCTGGACTCTAACGATGACTTGTGTCTGTCACCCGCGTCTTTGAGTCCTACCGTCACTAGGAGACGAGACAGCAGACCTTCTTATAGTTTCGGGCGAACTCGTTCCTTAGTATCTCTAGGCTCGATCGAAGAGGAGCCCAAGCCTGCTTCAAGCAAGCAATCAGCAGGCCCTGCCGTTGTATCTCTACCGAACCCCAACTCCAAGAGCAAGCCGGTCGGGCAAAAGTCACCCCCTagtgaggaagacgaagccgTCGTAATGAAGACCCCAGAGGTAAACCCCAGTACAAAGACCAATGGCGAGTCAGCATCTCAAGTTGAAAGTCATGAGGCCCAGAATACTCAACACGATAAGGCCTCCAGCGCCACCACGGCTGCAGATACCCCAGCGGTTGCAGTCTCCCAAGCGGTCGACAGCCCATCCAGCGATACGCCATCGATCGGTAAATCTGTGCAGAATGAATCGTCCAGAATCCCCGAGTCCGAAGCAGTTCAATCTTCAAAGGAGTCacaaccaacagcagatCCAATTATTGGCAAAGACATCAAGAAAACGGCGGCTTCAGGGGATCCTTCTCGAGCACCGCCGCGTGGCAGTGTTGTGCCTTTGTGAGTACCTACTTCACATGTCGAAGAGAATGCTTCTTAACAAGGATGCTTCAGAATCGTTACAACGGGAGCCCTCGCTGTCGCCATTGGGATAGGGTGGTGGCAGGCGGCCGACCACTAAGAGCAGTAACCTTCTAACGTTGATTCAGGCTTTGGGCTGGATTGGGTAGTTTTCATAATAACGGAAAGGAAGGACATCGACGATGCAGGGATAAACAGCGACTGTACGTGTACGAACCGAGGAGGATAGATAACAAAACAGGGCCGTGAGCAATGGAAAGTAGAAACCTATACGAGTCCTAGGAGCCACTAGGAAGCATGTTTATTTTGTTGATGCGAATAATAAACTGATGAGCACGATTTATCACGTACTTTTATTAAACCTTGGTCTTCATATTGTATCCGTAACATGAGGTGAGATAACTCCATCATACCTGGACCTTTCAGGGAGCATGTGGGGTAGATATGGTGTCTGCGTCGGTGAAAAAGACTCCGAGGCCCGACTTCagtttaaaaaaaaactccACCATTGATCAGTATCATATTATCACCAAGAATATTTCTGCAACACAGTTGTTTTCATCGCATGAAGCCCGACAATTATGCAGCGCATAGCAACGAGATCCGTTTGCTCGGTTTGTATTCGTTCATCTCGGCCGACTACAGTTGCACGTTCATCCCTACAAACATGCATTAGCCAACGCCTGGTTTCGCAGCATTTCAAACCTCGCCCCTCGCGCATGGTTCTCTCAGATCGAGTTGATCGACCACCTCCGTCTCGCGATGACCGGCGCCAACGGCGTGAAACCCCAGGTCCTTTTGGAGGAATGAACAAGAAATATGCCAATATTGATTCTACCCGGAGAGTCGGTCCGCATCGTGCGATGGGAGGAAAAGATGGCAATGGAGGAAAGACAAGAGAGAGGGAAAACAGGAGAGGAGGGCCAAGAGACGGAGACGACCGAAAAGCGCTCAAGATGCAGAGAGCCCTGGCTACAGTCTCGTACGGAAAGCGAACAGTGATGAAAGAAAGCATGACTGACTACGAAACGTTCGACAACTTTGATCTCATCCCCGCCCTTCAAGTGGCCGTCAACGAAGAGCTCTTTAAGGGCATGACAGATATCAAGCCAACCCCTGTGCAGCGGCTAGCAATACCAGCTTTGCTGGGACAAAGAAGTCCAGACGACTTGAAAAGACCAACAGAAGAGATGAGGTCATTCTTATTAGCGGCAGAAACTGGCTCCGGGAAGACTTTGGCCTATCTGTTGCCGGCTATCGATGCTCTCAAGACTGCCGAAGCAGAGGACCCTGAGCTAAAGGCCTACCGTGAACGATGGGAACTCGAGAAGCAACGACAACTGGAGGGCCATTCCAAGGGCAAGCCATTTGACGAGCCGCATCCTACCATGGCTCGCCCCAAGGTTGTCATCCTTGTGCCCACAGCGGAGCTTGCGCACCAGGTCACAAAAGTATCCAAAGCTCTGTCACACGtggccaagttcaagacaGAACTCCTCTCTTCGGACTTGAAACCCCAGCAGATCCAGCGTAACCTCTACGGACCTAGGGGAGTTGATGTTATCGTCTCAACGCCTCATCTTCTCGCATCGATTGCCGATTCAGATCCCAATATCCTCTCCCGCGTATCTCATCTAATCGTCGACGAGGCGGACTCTCTTTTCGACCGAAGTTTTGCTCCAGTCACCACCAGTATTGTCGAACGAGCGCTACCCTCCATGAAACAGTTTGTCTGCTGTTCAGCCACGATTCCCCGCAAGCTCAACAACTTCCTCGCCACCAACTACCCCAAGATGGTCCGAATCACCACACCCAACCTCCACGCCATCCCTCGACGTGTCCAGTTAGGTGTCGTTGACGTTTCCAGAGAACCGTACCGCAACAGGAAGGATCTCGCCTGTGCCGATGCTATCTACTCCATCGGCCGCGAGTCTGCCAGTCACGAGGGACCAGTAAAGGGCGAAGTTGATGTTCGCCGCATAATGGTTTTCGTCAACGAGCGGGAAAAGACCGAGGAACTGGCGAACTACCTCAGAGAGAAGGGAATCAATGCCGAGGCTCTCCACAGAGATACACCTGAGAAGCGCCACGGCGAAGTTCTGGAGACTTTTACTTCTCCGGCGCCTCTTAGAATCCCAACCCCGTCAATTGCCTCCAAGGCTCGATCACTGGCCAACGTGAGAGTCCTGGTCGTTACAGACTTGGCCTCAAGGGGTATTGACACCCTTGCAGTCCGTCATGTGATTCTATATGATGTCCCACACACAACCATTGACTTTATCCACCGACTTGGTCGTGCCGGACGAATGGGTCGACGTGGTCGTGGCATTGTGCTTGTTGGTAACGACGATAGAAAGGATGTTGTCGCAGAGGTCAAGAACAGTATGTTCAGAGGACAAGCCCTGATTTAAAAATCGCTATACTGTTGTCATTTTATGCATCATGTACAATGAATGGAGTAATTGGATGAATATGTAAGAATACGATATTACCGGGTTGGACTGAGTGTATCTGCATTGATGGGTAAAGATTCTTATGAATATCTCCATAGAGGA
Coding sequences within:
- a CDS encoding probable RNA helicase, mitochondrial, with protein sequence MQRIATRSVCSVCIRSSRPTTVARSSLQTCISQRLVSQHFKPRPSRMVLSDRVDRPPPSRDDRRQRRETPGPFGGMNKKYANIDSTRRVGPHRAMGGKDGNGGKTRERENRRGGPRDGDDRKALKMQRALATVSYGKRTVMKESMTDYETFDNFDLIPALQVAVNEELFKGMTDIKPTPVQRLAIPALLGQRSPDDLKRPTEEMRSFLLAAETGSGKTLAYLLPAIDALKTAEAEDPELKAYRERWELEKQRQLEGHSKGKPFDEPHPTMARPKVVILVPTAELAHQVTKVSKALSHVAKFKTELLSSDLKPQQIQRNLYGPRGVDVIVSTPHLLASIADSDPNILSRVSHLIVDEADSLFDRSFAPVTTSIVERALPSMKQFVCCSATIPRKLNNFLATNYPKMVRITTPNLHAIPRRVQLGVVDVSREPYRNRKDLACADAIYSIGRESASHEGPVKGEVDVRRIMVFVNEREKTEELANYLREKGINAEALHRDTPEKRHGEVLETFTSPAPLRIPTPSIASKARSLANVRVLVVTDLASRGIDTLAVRHVILYDVPHTTIDFIHRLGRAGRMGRRGRGIVLVGNDDRKDVVAEVKNSMFRGQALI